A portion of the Lolium rigidum isolate FL_2022 chromosome 1, APGP_CSIRO_Lrig_0.1, whole genome shotgun sequence genome contains these proteins:
- the LOC124708642 gene encoding benzyl alcohol O-benzoyltransferase-like, whose amino-acid sequence MLSYGARVWRARAAARALPSILHRNYSTKEQRTPWVNPCRPRQFSSHGSTDKLILPVDMLNQAKERVYTPRLAYAVRRRDPELVGPAAHTPRETKHLSDLDDQEGLRVHLSLALFYRGAGGQNGVDPAGLIRRALGEALVHYYPLAGRLREVEGQKPMVDCTGEGVLFVEADADVRLAELEAVGLMPPFPCWDQLLFDVEGSRGVFDCPLLHIQVTRLLCGSFVFALRFNHLICDGIGIAQFMNAIAELARGLPSTTFAPVWSRELLNARDPPMPSFTHREFGRLLQPPPPAGDTVMRSFTFGAPDLATIKKSLPPLLRDTATTFEVLAAFLWRARAAVLELPPGGNAPLMIVVNIRGAADMSLPAGYYGNACVPSTVLVDPEVLRGCSLGDAVALVRQAKAAVTPEYARSIIDEMVMVGRRFLWPANMFVLSDARRLGFDRVDFGWGEPVYAGPADTHFGVSFFITGKDRDGEDRVVVPVVLPWLAMDRLAKEVEKLLNPVKPPLS is encoded by the exons ATGCTCAGCTACGGGGCTAGAGTCTGGCGAGCTAGGGCAGCTGCCCGGGCTCTGCCCAGCATCCTCCACAGAAATTACAGCACGAAGGAGCAACGAACTCCATGGGTGAACCCATGCCGGCCTCGTCAATTCAGCTCACATGGCTCGACTGACAAGCTAATTCTGCCGGTGGATATGCTGAATCAGGCGAAGGAGCGGGTATACACGCCGAGACTAGCCTACGCAGTGCGCCGGCGTGATCCGGAGCTCGTCGGCCCGGCTGCCCATACGCCCCGGGAGACCAAACATCTGTCGGACCTCGACGACCAGGAGGGCTTGCGCGTGCACTTGTCCTTGGCGCTCTTTTACcgtggcgctggtggacagaacggCGTCGACCCGGCCGGCCTCATACGACGTGCGCTCGGCGAGGCGCTGGTGCACTACTACCCGTTGGCCGGTCGGCTCAGGGAGGTTGAGGGTCAGAAGCCGATGGTCGACTGCACCGGCGAGGGGGTACTCTTTGTGGAGGCCGACGCTGACGTACGGCTGGCAGAGCTGGAGGCGGTCGGGCTCATGCCGCCGTTCCCTTGCTGGGACCAGCTGCTCTTCGACGTGGAGGGATCCCGCGGCGTGTTTGACTGTCCCTTGCTGCATATCCAA GTGACACGTCTGCTTTGCGGCAGCTTCGTATTCGCGCTCCGCTTCAACCACCTCATCTGCGACGGAATCGGCATCGCCCAGTTCATGAACGCCATCGCCGAGCTAGCCCGCGGCCTCCCGTCCACGACCTTCGCACCCGTCTGGTCCCGCGAGCTCCTCAATGCTCGCGACCCGCCTATGCCTTCATTTACGCACCGCGAGTTCGGCCGACTACTTCAGCCGCCTCCGCCGGCCGGCGATACGGTCATGCGTTCTTTCACCTTCGGCGCACCAGACCTCGCCACCATCAAGAAAAGCCTCCCTCCGCTCCTCCGCGACACCGCCACCACCTTCGAGGTCCTCGCGGCGTTCCTCTGGCGTGCTCGCGCCGCGGTGCTCGAGCTCCCCCCAGGCGGGAACGCTCCCCTAATGATCGTCGTTAACATCAGGGGCGCTGCCGACATGAGCCTGCCCGCGGGGTACTATGGCAACGCGTGTGTGCCCTCCACGGTGCTGGTTGACCCAGAGGTGCTACGTGGCTGCTCGCTGGGCGATGCCGTGGCGCTGGTGCGGCAAGCGAAAGCCGCAGTGACCCCCGAATACGCTCGTTCCATTATCGACGAGATGGTGATGGTTGGCCGGCGGTTCTTGTGGCCGGCAAACATGTTCGTGCTCTCTGATGCCCGTCGTCTCGGGTTCGACCGTGTGGACTTCGGGTGGGGCGAGCCAGTTTACGCTGGCCCAGCCGACACTCACTTCGGTGTGAGTTTCTTCATCACCGGTAAGGATCGCGATGGGGAGGACCGAGTTGTCGTGCCGGTCGTGTTGCCGTGGCTGGCAATGGATCGGCTTGCCAAAGAGGTGGAGAAGCTGTTAAACCCTGTGAAGCCTCCGTTATCTTAG